One genomic window of Corynebacterium sp. sy039 includes the following:
- a CDS encoding dienelactone hydrolase family protein, whose amino-acid sequence MAENLNKHLSKLSKRGPHRVLVGDLDYAGLPGKIYTPAEGKNIPGIAFGHDWMKDISKYHATLRHLASWGIAVAAPNTEKGFQPNQHGFAADLESCLQILSGVRLGTGNITVSPSKLGVVGHGMGAAAAILAAAHRPKIAAVAALFPSASTPPAEISARSVEAPGLILAAEENPIFDYGNAPKIATAWKGSVAYRELEDITHQSLTEDTFFKLFTGIGSIKMSHRELIRGLTTGFLLHQLDGQKKYSGFSDEAAEAKKVTSFWGEELEEKADVVSTSKIPFLS is encoded by the coding sequence GTGGCTGAAAATCTAAACAAACATTTGTCAAAATTATCCAAGCGTGGTCCACATCGAGTTCTCGTTGGCGACCTTGATTATGCCGGTTTACCTGGAAAAATCTATACCCCTGCCGAGGGGAAGAACATTCCAGGCATTGCTTTTGGGCATGACTGGATGAAAGACATCTCAAAGTACCATGCAACGCTACGTCACCTAGCTAGTTGGGGAATTGCCGTGGCTGCACCGAATACAGAAAAAGGATTCCAACCTAACCAACATGGCTTTGCAGCTGATTTGGAATCATGCTTGCAGATACTTTCTGGTGTGCGTTTGGGTACTGGAAATATTACGGTGTCTCCTAGCAAGCTCGGTGTTGTGGGGCATGGTATGGGTGCCGCAGCAGCGATTCTTGCTGCTGCACATCGTCCTAAAATTGCAGCGGTTGCAGCTTTATTTCCCTCTGCTTCTACTCCACCAGCTGAGATTAGTGCTCGTTCTGTAGAGGCACCAGGTCTGATTTTAGCTGCTGAAGAAAATCCCATTTTCGACTATGGCAATGCGCCGAAAATTGCAACGGCGTGGAAAGGTAGCGTTGCTTATCGTGAACTTGAGGATATTACCCACCAAAGTCTTACCGAGGACACGTTCTTCAAGCTTTTCACTGGTATCGGCAGCATTAAAATGTCTCACCGTGAGCTAATTCGTGGTCTGACCACAGGATTCCTTTTGCATCAGCTTGATGGGCAAAAGAAATACTCTGGTTTTAGCGACGAAGCAGCCGAGGCGAAAAAGGTTACTTCTTTCTGGGGAGAAGAACTAGAAGAAAAAGCCGATGTAGTTTCCACATCAAAAATCCCTTTTCTTAGTTAA
- the tsaE gene encoding tRNA (adenosine(37)-N6)-threonylcarbamoyltransferase complex ATPase subunit type 1 TsaE, with the protein MHDFPLSGRRRLETVSDTQDFAEELGKHLEAGDVVILSGPVGAGKTTFTQGLARGLGVKGRVTSPTFIIAREHASLSDGPALIHVDAYRLIDGEAGNAVGMLDSLDLETELEQAVIVAEWGGGLIERISENYLVIEFDRRTAWEQDAQSQARILSWQWVEGT; encoded by the coding sequence GTGCATGATTTTCCATTAAGCGGACGACGTCGCCTAGAAACAGTATCTGACACGCAAGATTTTGCTGAGGAGCTAGGTAAGCATCTTGAGGCAGGCGATGTGGTTATCTTGTCAGGGCCTGTGGGGGCAGGAAAAACCACATTTACTCAAGGATTGGCTCGAGGATTAGGGGTGAAAGGGCGCGTTACCTCGCCGACCTTTATTATCGCTCGGGAGCACGCTAGTTTGAGCGATGGTCCTGCACTTATCCATGTGGATGCTTATCGTCTTATTGATGGCGAGGCGGGAAATGCCGTCGGGATGCTTGATAGTTTGGATCTAGAGACTGAGTTGGAGCAGGCAGTGATTGTAGCCGAGTGGGGTGGGGGGTTGATTGAGCGCATATCTGAGAACTATTTAGTCATTGAGTTTGATCGTAGGACTGCTTGGGAACAAGATGCGCAATCACAGGCGCGTATTCTTAGTTGGCAATGGGTGGAAGGCACATAG
- the alr gene encoding alanine racemase, whose protein sequence is MHLLETRIDLSAIAHNTAHLKKMVAPAQLMCVVKADAYNHGAARVAPVMAAHGADQFGVATIDEALALRRSGITQPILCWIWSPEQDILAAIAADIDLAIVSPHHAYALAGKNARVCVKVDTGLHRSGVDRQDWLDVFGFLKSHPELEVTGLFSHFACADDLSSSYTDQQLAVFHEAIECARAVGLSIPKNHIANSPATLSRPDTHCDMVRPGVAIYGMEPISGRTHNLRPALSWVGKITVVKPIRAGEGSSYSLTWHSKRDGYIAVVPVGYADGLPRMAQDHLELTIRGHRYKQVGRVCMDQIVVDLGDNVHGVSPGDEAIIFGAGGMSATELAQRLGTINYEVICRPGGRSVRVYH, encoded by the coding sequence ATGCACTTGCTTGAAACCCGCATTGATCTTTCTGCCATTGCACATAACACAGCGCACCTCAAAAAAATGGTTGCTCCTGCACAGCTCATGTGCGTGGTAAAAGCAGATGCATATAATCATGGCGCTGCACGTGTAGCGCCTGTGATGGCTGCACATGGGGCAGACCAGTTTGGTGTTGCAACGATAGATGAGGCATTGGCACTGCGTCGCAGTGGTATCACACAACCAATCTTGTGTTGGATCTGGTCGCCGGAGCAAGATATTCTTGCAGCGATTGCCGCAGATATTGACCTGGCGATTGTTTCGCCTCACCATGCTTACGCCCTGGCAGGTAAGAACGCGCGAGTATGTGTGAAAGTAGATACTGGATTACATCGTTCTGGAGTGGATCGGCAGGACTGGCTGGATGTGTTTGGATTCTTAAAATCGCACCCGGAGCTGGAAGTGACCGGTTTATTTAGCCATTTTGCGTGTGCAGATGATTTATCTAGTTCCTATACGGATCAACAATTGGCTGTTTTTCATGAAGCAATTGAGTGCGCCCGTGCTGTGGGGTTAAGCATTCCGAAAAACCACATTGCTAATTCTCCTGCGACCTTATCGCGCCCTGATACCCATTGTGATATGGTTCGCCCTGGTGTGGCGATTTATGGTATGGAGCCAATTTCTGGGCGTACGCATAACCTGCGTCCAGCATTATCATGGGTGGGGAAAATTACTGTGGTTAAACCTATTCGAGCGGGTGAGGGCAGTAGCTATTCTCTGACCTGGCATAGTAAACGCGATGGTTATATTGCTGTGGTTCCGGTGGGTTATGCAGATGGTTTGCCGCGTATGGCTCAGGATCATCTCGAACTTACCATTAGAGGACATCGCTATAAACAAGTGGGTCGTGTTTGTATGGATCAGATAGTGGTGGATTTGGGAGATAATGTTCATGGCGTATCTCCTGGTGATGAGGCAATTATCTTTGGGGCTGGCGGCATGAGCGCCACGGAGTTAGCGCAACGGCTAGGTACGATAAACTATGAGGTCATTTGTCGCCCTGGCGGACGTAGCGTGCGAGTGTATCACTAA
- the tsaB gene encoding tRNA (adenosine(37)-N6)-threonylcarbamoyltransferase complex dimerization subunit type 1 TsaB, with protein MLILAIDTSTSDLVVGLVRVDDAHTSASASQPQEYELIDEQVLVNTRQHNELLTPTAVQLLANNDLTLRDVSGFVVGLGPGPFTGLRVGIATAAAFADALSAPIWGVCSLDAAALECQRQYHGRVLIATDARRKEVYWAEYVDGVRQHYPQVGKPEDLSGDHIDVVSIPDHLVARLPESLSEVVRTHARPGALSLVKAVDWAAPAQLQPLYLRRPDAQVPAPVRVSSALVYPKQP; from the coding sequence GTGCTTATTCTTGCAATAGATACCTCCACTTCTGATTTAGTAGTGGGATTAGTGCGCGTTGATGATGCTCATACCTCGGCTTCCGCGTCGCAGCCACAAGAGTATGAGCTTATCGACGAGCAGGTGTTGGTGAATACTCGCCAACACAATGAGCTACTCACCCCTACTGCGGTGCAGCTTTTGGCTAATAATGATCTCACTTTGCGTGATGTGTCTGGATTTGTGGTTGGGCTAGGGCCTGGACCTTTTACTGGGTTGCGTGTGGGCATTGCTACTGCTGCAGCTTTTGCTGACGCATTATCGGCGCCTATTTGGGGTGTATGCTCACTCGATGCGGCTGCTCTCGAGTGCCAGCGGCAGTATCACGGGCGGGTGCTTATTGCCACGGATGCGCGTCGTAAAGAAGTGTATTGGGCAGAGTATGTAGATGGTGTTCGGCAGCATTATCCACAGGTAGGAAAACCTGAAGATTTATCTGGGGATCATATTGATGTGGTGTCTATTCCAGATCATCTTGTTGCGCGACTACCAGAATCTTTATCTGAGGTCGTACGTACTCATGCGCGTCCTGGCGCATTATCTTTGGTAAAAGCGGTGGATTGGGCAGCTCCTGCACAGCTTCAACCATTATATCTACGACGTCCTGATGCGCAGGTTCCAGCACCGGTGCGTGTATCATCTGCCTTAGTTTATCCGAAGCAGCCTTGA